Proteins from a genomic interval of Lycium ferocissimum isolate CSIRO_LF1 chromosome 2, AGI_CSIRO_Lferr_CH_V1, whole genome shotgun sequence:
- the LOC132047537 gene encoding uncharacterized protein LOC132047537 has protein sequence MEIAKALTRGTHEHGYAVLDAYRYMLRFANPRSKTTLKVDENGKFKYYFVAYKAWMLGFAQMKKVIVVDGTFLRSNYIEDTPELCIISDRHPSIKKAASIVFPTCHYDFCMRHLGENMRTAFHNGAVVSPFYKAAKAYNIDVFNDHFNQIRDLVPGAAEHLERARFHRLSRAFCPGNRYLHISVSNKYNFMTTNAVESVNSIFNVEREFSITALFDSINRRVFDLDKIPCPYAMTALRVQYGENFGRRIYDYSSPYYRVENCIIVYCEEMNPVPSEESWEVPMEILEREIPPPHVDPSKPGRRRAKRRRGIEESFATRKNKCSICKTAGHKKIYMRKLNCSIVVNLAMSCYSSVATDKFVATTDSSIATDQKLVATDYQLVATSSTAVRFVATTDPYVATDQKLLQQIINLLQLLQQLLDLSQQLAHMLQQLMHLLQQIINLLQLLQ, from the exons ATGGAGATTGCAAAGGCTTTGACAAGGGGGACACATGAGCACGGGTATGCGGTGCTTGATGCGTACCGTTATATGCTTCGTTTTGCAAATCCAAGAAGTAAGACGACATTGAAGGTTGATGAAAATGGGAAGTTCAAGTACTATTTTGTAGCCTATAAGGCTTGGATGCTTGGTTTTGCGCAAATGAAAAAAGTCATAGTTGTCGATGGGACATTCTTGAGGAGCAA ctataTAGAGGATACCCCTGAGTTGTGCATAATTTCTGATAGACATCCAAGTATCAAAAAGGCGGCTTCAATTGTCTTCCCTACATGTCATTATGATTTTTGCATGAGGCACCTAGGGGAAAATATGAGAACCGCCTTTCACAATGGGGCGGTCGTATCTCCATTTTATAAAGCAGCAAAAGCGTACAATATTGATGTCTTCAATGaccatttcaatcaaatcagaGATTTGGTTCCTGGGGCCGCCGAACATCTTGAACGTGCTAGATTCCACAGATTGAGCAGGGCATTCTGCCCCGGAAATAGGTATTTGCACATTTctgtttccaacaa GTATAATTTTATGACGACAAACGCTGTTGAGTCGGTGAACTCAATATTCAatgttgaaagagaattttcCATCACTGCTCTATTTGATTCCATAAACAGGAG AGTTTTTGACCTGGACAAAATACCTTGCCCATATGCTATGACAGCGCTTCGAGTCCAATATGGTGAAAACTTTGGAAGACGAATTTATGACTACTCATCTCCATATTATAGGGTGGAGAATTGCATTATTGTATACTGTGAGGAAATGAATCCCGTGCCTTCTGAAGAATCTTGGGAAGTTCCTATggagattttagagagagaaataccTCCCCCACATGTTGATCCGAGCAAACCGGGAAGAAGACGGGCAAAGAGGAGGCGTGGAATCGAGGAATCATTTGCAACGAGGAAAAACAAATGCTCCATATGCAAAACAGCTGGTCATAAAAAAATCTACATGCGCAAACTGAATTGTTCCATAGTTGTTAATCTTGCAATGTCTT GTTactcatctgttgcaacagataa atttgttgcaacaactgactCATCTATTGCAACAGATCagaaacttgttgcaacagattatcaacttgttgcaacttcttcaacagcTGTTAGATTTGTCGCAACAACTGACCCATATGTTGCAACAGATCAAAAACTTTTGCAACAGATTATTAACTTGTTACAACTTCTTCAACAGCTGTTAGATTTGTCACAACAACTGGcccatatgttgcaacaactgatgcatctgttgcaacagattatcaaCTTATTGCAACTTCTTCAATAG